The DNA segment TGTAGATTCGTTACAGTCAACTGATGAGCTGATAGCGCTATATCGGGAATTTTATCAAAATGAGTTCTTTATCCGCATTCAACCGCCAGGAGTGCTTCCCCAAACTAAATATGTGATTGGTTCTAATTTCTGCGATCTCGGTGCTGTTTATGATTCGCGAACGCGAAGGGCTGTGATTGTCTCTGCCATTGATAACTTAGGAAAAGGCGCTGCGAGCCAAGCTGTTCAGAATCTGAGTATCATGGCAGGCTGGAGTGAGCGGTTAGGAATTGACCATCCAGCCATGTATCCGTAGGAGGGATGAGTGTGAGAAGAGTTGCAGGCGGCGTTACTGCTGCCAAAGGATATAAAGCAAGCGGAGTGCACTGTGGGTTAAAGAAGACAAAGCTTGATTTAGCAGTAATTGCCAGCGAGGTTCCGGCTGCTGCTGCTGGTGTTTTCACCACTAATCTGGTTCAGGCTGCTCCTGTCAAAGTAACTAGAGAACATCTTGCGCGGAGTGGGACAGCAAAGGCAGTGGTGATCAACAGCGCCAATGCTAATGCCTGCACCGGCCCACAGGGGATCCTTGATGCTCAGGCAATGGCAGCCGCGGCAGCAGAGCATTTGGGCTGCAGTCCGGAAGAAGTTCTGGTGAGCTCCACCGGAGTTATCGGTGTGCCCCTTCCCATGAGCAAGATTAACGAGGGTATTGGTTCAGCGGTATCTGAGTTGAGTGAGGCGGGAAGCTTTAATGCAGCCCAAGCGATCATGACTACCGATACTTTTCCCAAAGAGTATGCCGTTGAGTTTGAGCTTGGAGACAAAACTGTGCGGCTGGGCGGCATTGCTAAGGGTTCCGGTATGATTCATCCCAACATGGCCACCATGCTGGCATTCATTACCACTGATATCAGCATAGCCCAGCCGCTGCTGCATAAAGCACTGCGGGAGGCGGTGGTTAAAAGCTTTAACATGATTTCGGTGGATGGAGATACGAGCACTAATGATATGGTGATTGTTTTGGCCAACGGGCAGGCCGGTGC comes from the Bacillota bacterium genome and includes:
- the argJ gene encoding bifunctional glutamate N-acetyltransferase/amino-acid acetyltransferase ArgJ; this translates as MSVRRVAGGVTAAKGYKASGVHCGLKKTKLDLAVIASEVPAAAAGVFTTNLVQAAPVKVTREHLARSGTAKAVVINSANANACTGPQGILDAQAMAAAAAEHLGCSPEEVLVSSTGVIGVPLPMSKINEGIGSAVSELSEAGSFNAAQAIMTTDTFPKEYAVEFELGDKTVRLGGIAKGSGMIHPNMATMLAFITTDISIAQPLLHKALREAVVKSFNMISVDGDTSTNDMVIVLANGQAGAVPITDKGPEYELFCQALGVVTEELAKLIVKDGEGASKFVELHVKGAQSEAAARTIARSIAGSNLVKAAIFGADANWGRILCAAGYSGGVFDPDKTAVYLGELKIVENGTGVDFDEDEALVLLSQGEIVITVDLGEGDQEAKAWTCDLTYDYVKINASYRS